From a single Paraburkholderia edwinii genomic region:
- a CDS encoding autoinducer 2 ABC transporter substrate-binding protein, which translates to MKSVRFSVALTACALAAGVAATAYAATNETIVTVVKVTGISWFNRMDEGVKEFGKENPGITVYQTGPGRADAAQQLKIIEDLIAKKVNAIAVVPYDPPTLEPALKKAMDRGIKVVTHEADNEKNTNVDVEAFDNSEYGAALNERLASCMHSEGKWATLVGSLGSRSQVQWADGGIANAAKKYPKMQLVEKNLETNNDGERAYEVAKEVLRKYPDLKGFQGSSSLDVIGIGRAVEESGRQGKICVYGTGLPTEAGKYLESGAINGIAFWDPKLAGIAMNKVAKMLLDGKTVENGANLGLPGYEKVTVSKGPGKGIIVRGQGWVSVDKSNYKQYSF; encoded by the coding sequence ATGAAATCCGTACGATTCAGCGTTGCCCTCACAGCATGCGCGCTTGCCGCCGGTGTCGCGGCCACTGCCTATGCGGCAACCAATGAAACGATTGTCACGGTGGTCAAGGTGACGGGCATCAGCTGGTTCAACCGGATGGACGAAGGCGTCAAGGAGTTCGGCAAGGAGAACCCCGGCATCACGGTTTATCAGACGGGCCCGGGGCGTGCCGATGCGGCACAGCAGCTGAAGATTATCGAAGACCTGATCGCGAAGAAAGTGAACGCGATCGCGGTCGTTCCGTATGACCCGCCGACGCTCGAACCGGCGCTCAAGAAAGCGATGGACCGCGGCATCAAGGTCGTCACGCACGAAGCGGACAACGAGAAGAACACGAATGTCGACGTCGAGGCCTTCGACAATAGCGAGTACGGCGCTGCGCTCAACGAGCGGCTCGCGTCGTGCATGCATAGCGAAGGCAAGTGGGCGACGCTGGTCGGCTCGCTCGGCAGCCGCTCGCAGGTGCAGTGGGCCGACGGCGGCATCGCCAATGCGGCGAAGAAGTACCCGAAGATGCAGCTTGTCGAGAAGAACCTCGAAACGAATAACGACGGCGAGCGCGCCTACGAAGTGGCGAAGGAAGTGCTGCGCAAATACCCCGATCTGAAAGGCTTTCAGGGGTCGTCGTCGCTCGACGTGATCGGCATCGGCCGCGCGGTCGAGGAATCGGGCCGGCAGGGCAAGATCTGCGTGTACGGCACAGGCCTTCCGACCGAAGCGGGCAAGTACCTCGAAAGCGGCGCGATCAACGGCATTGCGTTCTGGGATCCGAAGCTTGCTGGCATTGCAATGAACAAGGTCGCGAAGATGCTGCTCGACGGCAAGACAGTCGAAAACGGCGCGAACCTCGGTCTGCCGGGCTACGAGAAGGTGACCGTGTCGAAAGGCCCGGGTAAGGGCATTATCGTTCGTGGTCAGGGCTGGGTCAGCGTCGACAAGTCGAACTACAAGCAATACTCGTTCTAA
- a CDS encoding ABC transporter permease, protein MNGSLLSRWFHDRQLNFLLAVNLVVVLVAIGLSHGAFVGIDNLQSMGAQLPEIALLALGIMLSMLSGNGGIDLSGVGLANLSGMIAALIVPKFVSGDDSPALFTALFCVIVLVSGLIGGLLNGIIIARLKLTPILCTLGTQLLFTGIAVALSNGASVHVDYVEPLSDIGNGTFFQVPIQFIIFMGAVVLLGWLLRRTPFGLRLYLMGTNQRAAFYAGIPRDRMLIITYTMCGVLASLAGLVSVSHTLSAKWDYGNSYLLIAILIAVMGGVNPAGGYGRIICVFFAATVLQFLSSLFNLLGVSQFFGDCAWGFLLLLSLAFAGGVRVRAIFGLEAKPPQTGGKREARG, encoded by the coding sequence ATGAACGGATCTCTTCTCTCAAGATGGTTTCATGACCGGCAGCTGAATTTTCTGCTCGCCGTGAATCTGGTGGTCGTGCTTGTCGCGATCGGGTTGTCGCATGGCGCGTTTGTCGGTATCGACAATCTGCAGTCGATGGGCGCGCAGCTTCCCGAAATCGCGCTGCTTGCACTCGGCATCATGCTGTCGATGCTGTCGGGCAACGGCGGCATCGACCTTTCCGGCGTCGGGCTCGCGAACCTGTCGGGCATGATCGCGGCGCTGATCGTGCCGAAGTTCGTGAGCGGCGACGATTCGCCGGCGCTGTTTACCGCACTGTTCTGCGTGATCGTGCTGGTTTCGGGGCTGATCGGCGGCCTGTTGAACGGCATTATCATCGCGCGCCTCAAGCTCACGCCGATTCTTTGCACGCTCGGCACGCAGCTGCTGTTCACGGGCATTGCCGTGGCGCTTAGCAATGGCGCATCGGTGCACGTCGATTACGTCGAGCCGCTTTCCGACATCGGCAACGGCACGTTTTTCCAGGTGCCGATCCAGTTCATCATCTTTATGGGGGCCGTCGTATTGCTCGGCTGGCTGCTCAGGCGCACGCCGTTCGGCCTGCGTCTCTATCTGATGGGCACGAACCAGCGCGCCGCGTTCTACGCAGGCATTCCGCGCGACCGGATGCTGATCATCACCTACACGATGTGCGGCGTGCTCGCTTCGCTGGCGGGGCTGGTCAGCGTGTCGCACACGCTGAGCGCGAAATGGGATTACGGCAATTCGTATCTCCTGATCGCGATCCTGATCGCGGTGATGGGCGGGGTGAATCCGGCCGGTGGCTACGGACGCATCATCTGCGTGTTCTTTGCTGCAACCGTGCTGCAGTTCCTGTCGAGCCTGTTCAATCTGCTTGGCGTCTCGCAGTTTTTCGGCGATTGCGCGTGGGGCTTTCTGCTGCTGCTCTCGCTTGCGTTCGCGGGCGGTGTGCGCGTGCGTGCGATCTTCGGCCTCGAAGCAAAGCCGCCGCAAACCGGCGGCAAGCGTGAAGCGCGCGGTTAG
- the rbsK gene encoding ribokinase, translating to MTTQSQVQGRVVILGIYVTDLTFRAARMPLIGETIAGSAFAMGPGGKGSNQAVAAARAGADVVFCTRLGNDAFGEIAQATWKAEGITSRAKIVEGASTGAAHIFVDDTTGMNAIIVASGAAGTMSAADVDEIEADIASARVFVTQLEQPIPAAKRGLEVARKHGVTTVFNPAPALPLDDDIFPLCDYITPNETEAAALTGMPVNDIDDARRAADVLLKKGVGTVIVTLGEAGALLHSAQQSVFVAAYRCGRVVETAGAGDGFTGGFAAALARGEDAVSAMRFGSALAGISVTRPGTAPSMPTRREIDEVLGREAEAAR from the coding sequence ATGACCACGCAGTCGCAAGTGCAAGGCCGCGTGGTGATCCTCGGCATCTACGTGACCGATCTGACGTTTCGTGCGGCGCGCATGCCGCTGATCGGCGAAACCATTGCCGGGTCCGCTTTCGCGATGGGCCCCGGCGGCAAGGGCTCGAACCAGGCTGTCGCAGCCGCGCGCGCGGGCGCCGATGTGGTGTTCTGCACGCGCCTCGGTAACGACGCATTCGGTGAGATCGCGCAAGCGACGTGGAAGGCCGAAGGCATCACGTCACGCGCGAAGATCGTCGAAGGCGCATCGACGGGCGCCGCGCACATTTTCGTCGACGACACGACGGGCATGAACGCGATCATCGTCGCGTCGGGCGCCGCGGGCACGATGAGTGCCGCGGACGTCGACGAAATCGAAGCCGATATCGCCAGTGCGCGTGTGTTCGTCACGCAGCTCGAGCAGCCGATTCCGGCTGCGAAACGCGGCCTCGAAGTCGCGCGCAAGCACGGCGTGACGACGGTGTTCAATCCCGCTCCCGCGTTGCCGCTCGACGACGACATCTTCCCGCTGTGCGACTACATCACGCCGAACGAAACCGAAGCCGCGGCGCTGACCGGCATGCCCGTCAACGACATCGACGACGCGCGCCGCGCAGCCGACGTGCTGCTGAAAAAGGGCGTCGGCACGGTCATCGTCACGCTCGGTGAAGCCGGTGCGCTGCTGCATTCGGCGCAGCAATCGGTGTTCGTGGCCGCGTATCGCTGCGGACGTGTCGTCGAGACCGCGGGCGCCGGCGACGGCTTCACCGGCGGTTTCGCGGCGGCGCTGGCGCGTGGCGAAGACGCCGTTTCGGCGATGCGCTTCGGTAGCGCGCTCGCGGGGATTTCGGTTACGCGTCCTGGTACCGCGCCGTCGATGCCGACGCGCCGGGAAATCGATGAAGTGCTCGGCCGCGAGGCCGAGGCGGCACGCTAA
- a CDS encoding ABC transporter permease, which yields MSSSVNRTMATSNVGKIAPEVKPPSWRARLARQPEWFTFGLIVVACVIVGAINPRFFQFATLFDLLHSATTVSLFALGTLVVLASGGIDVSFTAIAALTMYAITKAVFAWWPDAPFALILLTGAIGGILLGLINGVLVYRLKAPSLIVTIGTQYLYRGILLTFIGTVFFMNIPHSMDHFGRIPLFFYHTTDGLRAVLPASVLALVIAAVVTWWLLNRTMMGRGVYAMGGSLAIAERLGYNLRAIHLFVFGYTGMLAGIAGILHVSNNRLANPFDLVGTELDVIAAVILGGARITGGTGTVVGTLLGVVLVTLINNVLILVGVPSTWQKVIIGAFILIAGTLFALQRKKQ from the coding sequence ATGTCATCGAGCGTGAACCGGACCATGGCCACTTCCAACGTCGGCAAAATTGCACCCGAGGTCAAGCCGCCCAGCTGGCGCGCGCGTCTTGCGCGCCAGCCGGAATGGTTTACCTTCGGCCTGATCGTCGTGGCGTGCGTAATCGTCGGCGCGATCAACCCGCGCTTTTTCCAGTTCGCCACACTGTTCGACCTGCTGCATTCGGCGACCACGGTGTCGCTATTCGCGCTCGGCACGCTCGTCGTGCTCGCGTCGGGCGGCATCGACGTGTCGTTCACCGCGATCGCCGCGCTGACCATGTACGCGATCACGAAGGCCGTGTTCGCGTGGTGGCCCGATGCGCCGTTCGCGCTGATTCTGCTGACGGGCGCCATCGGCGGCATTCTTCTCGGGCTCATCAACGGCGTGCTCGTCTATCGGCTCAAGGCGCCGTCGCTGATCGTGACGATCGGCACGCAATACCTGTATCGCGGGATTTTGCTGACCTTCATCGGCACCGTGTTCTTTATGAACATCCCGCACAGCATGGATCACTTCGGGCGCATTCCGCTGTTTTTCTATCACACGACCGACGGTCTGCGCGCGGTGTTGCCGGCGTCGGTGCTCGCGCTCGTGATTGCGGCAGTGGTGACGTGGTGGCTGCTCAATCGCACGATGATGGGACGCGGCGTCTATGCAATGGGCGGCAGCCTCGCGATTGCGGAGCGGCTCGGCTACAACCTGCGCGCGATTCATCTGTTTGTGTTCGGCTATACGGGCATGCTGGCCGGTATCGCGGGCATTCTGCACGTGTCGAACAACCGGCTCGCCAATCCGTTCGACCTCGTGGGCACGGAACTCGATGTGATCGCGGCGGTGATTCTTGGCGGCGCGCGCATTACCGGCGGCACCGGCACGGTGGTGGGTACGCTGCTTGGCGTCGTGCTCGTGACGCTGATCAACAACGTGCTGATTCTGGTCGGCGTGCCGAGCACCTGGCAGAAGGTGATTATCGGCGCGTTTATTCTGATCGCCGGCACGCTGTTCGCGCTGCAGCGCAAGAAGCAGTAA
- a CDS encoding DoxX family protein gives MSRAVESGVIFLARVALAVLFLWGAAMKGLGYASFVGYLQAQGVPFVTFAAPLVIAIELLGGIFLVVGFRIRAVGLILAIYTVATAILGHDFWNVTDAALQRDMVVHFWKNIAIAGGFLLLTVTGAGGISIDGARAPRSGLSL, from the coding sequence ATGTCGCGTGCCGTCGAGTCCGGCGTGATTTTTCTTGCGCGTGTTGCACTTGCGGTGCTGTTCCTCTGGGGCGCAGCGATGAAAGGGCTCGGTTACGCAAGTTTTGTCGGTTACCTGCAGGCGCAGGGCGTGCCGTTCGTGACATTCGCAGCCCCGCTTGTCATTGCGATCGAGCTGCTTGGCGGAATTTTTCTCGTGGTGGGCTTCAGGATTCGCGCGGTCGGTTTGATTCTTGCGATCTACACGGTGGCGACCGCGATTCTCGGGCATGATTTCTGGAATGTCACGGATGCCGCCCTGCAGCGCGACATGGTCGTGCATTTCTGGAAGAACATTGCGATTGCGGGCGGCTTCCTGTTATTGACCGTGACCGGCGCGGGGGGCATCAGCATCGATGGTGCACGGGCGCCGCGTAGTGGGCTGAGCCTCTAG
- a CDS encoding branched-chain amino acid ABC transporter substrate-binding protein, whose amino-acid sequence MKLKVSHIVIASALAWATGAQAADGDVVKIGFAAPLTGQQSNYGTDMQKGAQLAIDDFNATHPVIGGKPVTFSLTSEDDQADPRTGTTVAQRLIDDGVRGIVGHFNSGTSIPASDLYNRAGLPQVSMATSPVYTARGYKTTYRLLTSDSQAGSIMGTYVVNKLKYKRVAIIDDRTAYGQGIADEFATAVTAAGGTVVKRDYTNDKALDFSAILTNMKGLEPDAIFYGGGDAQSSPMIRKMRQLGIKSAFITGEMSKSPTFLKVGGNAAEGSIVYMGGLPKEKMPGFSGFESRYKARFHEDPVTYSPYSYDGTIALLTAMKDANSTDPKVYTSWLDKVKIKGVTSNDVAYDSKGDLKDAPVTIYKVEKGGFVPMDTIGGKS is encoded by the coding sequence GTGAAGCTCAAGGTATCGCATATCGTGATCGCATCGGCGCTCGCGTGGGCAACCGGCGCGCAGGCAGCAGACGGCGATGTCGTGAAGATCGGTTTTGCCGCGCCGTTGACCGGCCAGCAGTCGAACTACGGCACCGACATGCAAAAAGGCGCGCAGCTCGCCATCGACGATTTCAACGCGACACATCCGGTAATCGGCGGCAAGCCGGTTACATTCTCGCTGACCTCCGAAGACGACCAGGCCGATCCGCGCACCGGTACGACCGTCGCGCAGCGCCTGATCGACGACGGCGTGCGCGGTATTGTCGGCCACTTCAACTCGGGCACGAGCATTCCGGCTTCGGACCTGTACAACCGCGCGGGTCTGCCGCAGGTGTCGATGGCAACGTCGCCGGTCTATACGGCACGCGGCTACAAAACGACGTACCGGCTGCTCACGAGCGATTCGCAAGCCGGCAGCATCATGGGCACCTACGTGGTGAACAAGCTCAAATACAAGCGCGTCGCGATTATCGACGACCGCACCGCATACGGTCAGGGCATTGCCGACGAGTTCGCGACGGCCGTGACGGCGGCGGGCGGCACGGTCGTCAAGCGCGATTACACGAACGATAAGGCGCTCGACTTCTCAGCGATCCTGACCAACATGAAAGGCCTCGAGCCGGATGCGATTTTCTATGGCGGCGGCGACGCGCAATCGTCGCCGATGATCCGCAAGATGCGCCAGCTCGGCATCAAGTCGGCGTTCATCACGGGCGAGATGTCGAAGTCGCCGACGTTCCTGAAGGTAGGCGGCAACGCGGCGGAAGGCTCGATCGTCTATATGGGCGGATTGCCGAAAGAGAAGATGCCGGGCTTTTCCGGCTTCGAATCCCGCTACAAGGCGCGCTTCCACGAAGACCCCGTCACGTACTCGCCGTACTCGTACGACGGCACGATCGCGCTCCTGACCGCAATGAAAGACGCCAACTCGACCGACCCGAAGGTGTACACATCGTGGCTCGACAAGGTGAAGATCAAAGGTGTGACGTCGAACGACGTCGCATACGACTCGAAAGGCGATCTGAAAGATGCGCCGGTGACGATCTACAAGGTGGAAAAAGGCGGATTCGTGCCGATGGATACGATCGGCGGAAAGAGCTGA
- a CDS encoding sugar ABC transporter ATP-binding protein has translation MNSPVSSTPFLEVVGVHKRFTGVHALRGVSLSFQRGQIYHLLGENGCGKSTLIKIISGAQPPDEGELVIEGVRHARLSALESLAAGIETVYQDLSLLPNMSVAENVALTTELAEHKGRLARTFDRKALMETAKRALHAVGLPGDPEFQATLIEQLPLATRQLVAIARAIASEAKFVIMDEPTTSLTQKEVDNLIAVLADLRAQGVTVLFVSHKLDECYAIGGEVIVLRDGQKMAQGPIEQYTKAQISELMTGRRLSNERYREGGTGVGSEIVLDVRHLTRAGQFSDVSFTLQRGEILGVTGLLDSGRNELARALAGVAPAEKGELTLDGKSITVRTPSDAKEHRIGYVPEDRLNEGLFLDKPIRDNVITAMISSLRDRFGQVDRARAQALAVETVKELQIATPDVDKPVQSLSGGNQQRVLIGRWLAIDPRVLILHGPTVGVDVGSKDIIYRIMQRLSQQGIGIILISDDLPELLQNCDRILMMKKGRVANEYRADQLHEADLYRALLSEAA, from the coding sequence ATGAACTCACCCGTTTCCTCGACACCGTTTCTCGAAGTGGTCGGCGTGCACAAGCGCTTTACCGGCGTGCATGCGCTGCGCGGCGTGAGCCTGTCGTTCCAGCGCGGGCAGATCTATCACCTGCTCGGCGAAAACGGCTGCGGCAAGAGCACGCTGATCAAGATCATCTCGGGTGCGCAGCCGCCCGATGAAGGCGAACTCGTGATCGAAGGCGTGCGGCATGCGCGCCTGTCGGCGCTCGAGTCGCTCGCGGCCGGCATCGAGACTGTGTATCAGGATCTGTCGCTGCTGCCGAACATGAGCGTTGCGGAAAACGTTGCGCTCACAACGGAACTGGCCGAGCACAAGGGGCGCCTTGCGCGCACCTTCGATCGCAAGGCGCTCATGGAAACGGCAAAGCGCGCATTGCATGCGGTCGGCCTGCCCGGCGATCCGGAATTCCAGGCGACGCTCATCGAACAGCTGCCGCTGGCGACGCGCCAGCTCGTCGCAATCGCACGCGCGATTGCGAGCGAAGCGAAGTTCGTGATCATGGACGAACCGACCACGTCGCTCACGCAAAAGGAAGTCGATAACCTGATCGCCGTGCTTGCCGACCTGCGCGCGCAAGGCGTGACGGTGCTGTTTGTGAGCCACAAGCTCGACGAATGCTATGCGATCGGCGGTGAAGTGATCGTGCTGCGCGATGGCCAGAAGATGGCGCAAGGCCCGATCGAGCAGTACACGAAAGCGCAGATCAGCGAACTGATGACGGGGCGGCGACTGTCGAACGAGCGTTACCGCGAAGGCGGCACGGGCGTCGGCAGCGAAATCGTGCTCGACGTCAGGCATCTGACGCGTGCGGGGCAGTTCAGCGATGTGTCGTTCACCCTGCAGCGCGGCGAAATTCTCGGCGTGACGGGGCTGCTCGATTCGGGCCGCAACGAACTGGCGCGCGCGCTGGCCGGCGTCGCGCCGGCGGAAAAAGGCGAACTGACGCTCGACGGCAAATCGATTACCGTGCGCACGCCTTCCGATGCGAAAGAACACCGCATCGGCTACGTGCCCGAAGACCGCCTCAATGAAGGCCTGTTTCTCGACAAGCCGATTCGCGACAACGTGATTACCGCGATGATCTCGAGCTTGCGCGACCGCTTCGGCCAGGTCGACCGCGCCCGCGCCCAGGCGCTCGCGGTAGAAACCGTGAAAGAACTGCAGATCGCCACCCCCGATGTCGACAAGCCCGTGCAATCGCTGTCAGGCGGCAACCAGCAACGCGTGCTGATCGGCCGCTGGCTTGCGATCGACCCGCGCGTGCTGATTCTGCATGGGCCGACCGTCGGTGTCGACGTCGGTTCGAAGGACATCATTTATCGCATCATGCAGCGGCTGTCGCAGCAGGGCATCGGCATCATTCTGATTAGCGACGACTTGCCCGAACTGCTGCAGAACTGCGACCGCATTCTGATGATGAAGAAGGGCCGCGTCGCGAACGAATACCGCGCGGACCAGTTGCACGAAGCGGACCTGTATCGCGCGTTGCTGTCGGAAGCAGCTTGA
- a CDS encoding MFS transporter — MKTLSVSSSSGPSPSASSSRLTPALARIVATVSVGFVVTQLDVTIVNVALARIGADLHANVTALQWIVDAYTLAFAVLMLSAGALGDRFGARRMFAAGIALFAFASLLCGLASNGAWLVAARACQGIGAAAMLPNSLALLNRSCAHDPKLRARAVGLWTATGSISIAAGPVIGGVLIDAFGWRSIFLVNLPLCAAGLAATFAWLPKAAPATNIANASNSTTAAPHAAARGIDPLGQLFAVVALTAFTGAVIQWRPLGLTHPFVAGGFGLALAAAWAFIATERRIATPMLPLSLFRKRTFSAAVLFGICVNLTYYGVVFVLSLFLQRVRGDTPLQAGLAFLPLTGGFLVSNVVSGWVVGKFGARVPMLTGSLIAALGYGLLHQVGAQTPWWALLVPFLLIPSGMGLAVPAMTTAVLASADAQRAGTASAVLNTARQAGGAVGVAAFGALASGAQAAHIVDGLHAAMAISTAILLLAAVLARGVEPHPHARG; from the coding sequence ATGAAAACCCTATCCGTTTCCTCCTCGTCCGGGCCGTCGCCATCGGCCTCCTCGTCGCGTTTGACGCCCGCGCTGGCACGAATCGTTGCGACAGTCAGCGTCGGCTTTGTCGTCACACAACTCGATGTCACGATCGTCAATGTCGCGCTCGCGCGCATCGGCGCGGACCTTCATGCGAACGTCACAGCGCTGCAATGGATCGTCGACGCGTACACGCTCGCGTTCGCGGTGCTGATGCTGTCGGCAGGCGCGCTCGGCGATCGTTTCGGAGCCCGCAGAATGTTCGCAGCCGGGATCGCGCTGTTCGCGTTTGCATCATTGCTGTGCGGGCTCGCCTCGAATGGCGCATGGCTGGTCGCCGCGCGCGCGTGCCAGGGCATCGGCGCGGCTGCGATGCTGCCGAATTCGCTGGCGCTGCTCAACCGGTCGTGCGCGCATGATCCCAAGCTGCGCGCGCGTGCGGTCGGCCTATGGACCGCCACAGGCTCGATTTCGATCGCGGCCGGTCCGGTGATCGGCGGTGTGCTGATCGATGCATTCGGCTGGCGCAGCATCTTTCTCGTGAATCTGCCATTGTGCGCGGCGGGCCTCGCGGCAACCTTCGCGTGGCTGCCGAAAGCTGCGCCTGCAACGAACATAGCGAACGCATCGAACTCGACGACTGCCGCACCACATGCAGCGGCGCGCGGCATCGATCCGCTCGGTCAGCTATTCGCAGTCGTAGCGTTGACCGCATTCACAGGCGCGGTCATCCAATGGCGGCCGCTCGGACTCACGCATCCGTTTGTCGCGGGTGGTTTTGGCCTTGCGCTCGCCGCCGCGTGGGCGTTCATCGCAACCGAGCGGCGCATCGCCACACCGATGCTGCCGCTGTCGCTGTTCCGCAAGCGCACGTTCAGCGCTGCCGTGCTGTTCGGCATCTGCGTGAATCTGACGTACTACGGTGTTGTGTTCGTATTGAGCCTGTTCCTGCAGCGTGTGCGCGGCGATACGCCGTTGCAGGCGGGCCTCGCCTTCCTGCCGCTCACCGGAGGATTTCTGGTTTCGAACGTCGTGAGCGGCTGGGTGGTCGGCAAATTCGGCGCGCGCGTGCCGATGCTGACCGGCTCCTTGATTGCCGCGCTCGGCTACGGGCTCCTGCATCAGGTCGGCGCGCAGACGCCATGGTGGGCATTGCTCGTGCCGTTTCTGCTGATTCCGTCCGGCATGGGGCTCGCCGTTCCCGCGATGACGACCGCGGTGCTCGCATCAGCCGACGCGCAGCGCGCCGGCACGGCCTCGGCGGTGCTCAATACCGCGCGCCAGGCCGGCGGCGCGGTCGGGGTCGCGGCATTCGGCGCGCTCGCGAGCGGCGCGCAAGCCGCGCATATCGTGGACGGCCTGCACGCCGCGATGGCCATTTCGACGGCTATTCTGCTGCTCGCCGCGGTGCTTGCGCGCGGTGTCGAACCTCATCCGCATGCACGCGGATAA
- a CDS encoding DeoR/GlpR family DNA-binding transcription regulator, giving the protein MLKTERLRVLADALARQSVMRLRDAASLLGVSEMTVRRDIAASPGKFTYLGGYIVSATDVPNNAGYSLEEEQDHFAQAKAEASSIAAGLIVSNETIFIDCGTTLTTLARLISAETNVTVVCYSLNVAEILRRKPNVRMILLGGVYVPSSDSFSGEESIDVLRRMGINKAFLSAGGVDPARGVTCWNFHEVALKQAAMASAVESHLVVDSSKFGVVKAVRFSQIDDFDSIITEKGQEKRRPK; this is encoded by the coding sequence ATGCTCAAAACTGAACGTCTGCGCGTGCTTGCCGATGCGTTGGCAAGGCAAAGTGTGATGCGTCTGCGCGATGCGGCGTCACTGCTCGGCGTTTCGGAAATGACGGTGCGCCGCGACATCGCTGCGAGTCCAGGAAAATTCACGTATCTCGGCGGCTATATCGTTAGCGCGACCGACGTGCCCAATAACGCCGGCTATTCACTCGAAGAGGAACAGGATCACTTTGCGCAGGCGAAGGCCGAAGCGTCGTCGATTGCGGCAGGGTTGATTGTCAGCAACGAAACGATCTTCATCGACTGCGGGACGACGCTCACCACGCTCGCGCGGCTGATTTCCGCAGAAACGAATGTGACGGTTGTCTGTTATTCGTTGAACGTGGCCGAAATTCTGCGGCGCAAGCCGAATGTGCGGATGATCCTGCTAGGCGGTGTCTATGTGCCATCGTCCGATTCGTTTTCCGGCGAGGAAAGCATCGACGTGCTGCGCCGCATGGGCATCAACAAGGCGTTTCTTTCGGCAGGCGGCGTCGATCCGGCGCGCGGCGTCACGTGCTGGAATTTTCATGAGGTCGCGCTCAAGCAGGCCGCCATGGCCAGCGCAGTCGAAAGCCACCTCGTGGTGGACAGCAGCAAATTTGGTGTGGTGAAGGCGGTGCGCTTTTCGCAGATCGACGATTTCGATTCGATCATCACCGAGAAAGGACAAGAGAAACGCCGGCCTAAATAA
- a CDS encoding response regulator transcription factor, translating into MRIAILQRDPVRSKQLERILVQAGHSCMVYDDGLTMSKALARSTADLLVLDWHGVRMSGIDVLKSMRAVNGDRVPVIFASTDDSEESVVRALIAGADDYVTFPVRTAEFRERVTSLLRRAYPERFGVSSFDVGPYHFDTRRQIVTLRGTPVQLSGTQFRLAALFFSNVGRVLSRDHIFAMVWGREFREVTRTIDSHVSRLRLLLQIEEHNDYRLQPVYKSGYRLLCVREENAAAEGAETAAAAAA; encoded by the coding sequence ATGCGTATAGCAATCCTTCAACGCGACCCGGTGCGAAGCAAGCAACTGGAGCGCATCCTTGTACAGGCCGGCCATAGCTGCATGGTCTATGACGATGGTCTGACCATGTCGAAAGCGCTCGCGCGATCCACCGCGGATCTGCTCGTGCTCGATTGGCACGGTGTCCGAATGTCTGGCATCGACGTATTGAAATCGATGCGCGCCGTGAACGGCGATCGCGTGCCGGTCATCTTCGCATCGACCGACGACTCCGAAGAAAGCGTCGTGCGCGCGCTGATCGCCGGCGCCGACGACTACGTGACTTTTCCGGTGCGTACCGCGGAATTCCGCGAGCGGGTCACGTCGCTATTGCGGCGCGCCTATCCGGAGCGATTCGGCGTGTCGAGTTTCGACGTCGGGCCGTACCATTTCGATACGCGCCGTCAGATCGTGACCTTGCGCGGCACACCGGTGCAGCTTTCGGGCACGCAGTTTCGCCTGGCCGCGCTGTTCTTTTCGAATGTGGGCCGCGTGCTGTCGCGCGATCATATCTTCGCGATGGTGTGGGGGCGCGAGTTTCGCGAAGTCACGCGCACGATCGATAGTCACGTGTCGCGCCTGCGTCTGCTGTTGCAAATCGAAGAGCACAACGACTACCGTCTGCAACCGGTGTACAAGAGCGGCTACCGGCTTCTTTGCGTGCGCGAGGAAAACGCAGCGGCTGAAGGGGCAGAAACGGCCGCGGCCGCCGCGGCCTGA
- a CDS encoding RbsD/FucU family protein, with translation MLKNVDPLLNADVLYALRAMGHGDELIICDANFPADSVARATVLGKLLRIDGADAPRAVRAVLSVMPLDTFVDDPALRMEVVGEPNTIPAVQREAQAEVNAAEGRELAFRSIERFAFYERARKAYCVIATGEQRGYGCFVFKKGVQLAPDAAKQVPMGGAAKKDQGK, from the coding sequence GTGCTGAAGAATGTAGATCCGCTGCTCAATGCCGACGTGCTGTACGCGCTGCGCGCGATGGGGCACGGCGACGAGCTGATCATTTGCGATGCGAATTTTCCCGCCGACTCCGTTGCGCGTGCAACGGTACTCGGCAAGCTGCTGCGTATCGACGGCGCCGATGCGCCCCGCGCGGTTCGCGCGGTGCTGTCCGTGATGCCGCTCGACACCTTCGTCGACGATCCGGCGCTGCGCATGGAAGTGGTCGGCGAGCCGAATACCATTCCGGCCGTGCAGCGCGAAGCGCAAGCGGAAGTGAATGCGGCGGAAGGCCGTGAGCTTGCGTTCAGATCGATCGAACGCTTCGCGTTTTACGAGCGCGCCCGCAAGGCTTATTGCGTGATCGCGACCGGCGAGCAACGCGGTTATGGCTGTTTCGTATTCAAGAAAGGCGTGCAGCTCGCGCCGGACGCCGCGAAGCAAGTCCCCATGGGGGGCGCCGCGAAGAAGGATCAAGGCAAATGA